A region from the Sphingopyxis lindanitolerans genome encodes:
- the mfd gene encoding transcription-repair coupling factor, giving the protein MTRPAADIFAAIALASAPLTLARTADGFLPLLLADLARASDKRLVYVATDDTAMQAIADAAPFFAPDLIVHRFPAWDCLPYDRAGPSMRVSADRLAALSALQAPARRGELILTTVAAITQRTLTPFRIRQLATTLAAGQRIDRDALAELLVSNGFSRVDTVADQGEFAVRGGILDLFPAGEDNGLRVDFFGDEIESIRRFDPADQRSLGPAKALQLLPAAETLLDEATIKRFRSSYREIFGAQATGDPLYQAVSEGRRQAGMDHWLPLFEERLATLFDHIDPATPVLRGHRSDATAETRFAAITDYHANRVAAAQEQAGSYRPLKPEALYLTEEEWAAAQARPVHVVTPFDVPPAASVIDLETFAARDFTPERTADLNVYDKVADHLSDERRKGRRTIIASYSGGARDRLSGLLRDHGVTSLAPTASWQDALGTASTESGGATAMVVLPLDHGFASDAISLLTEQDILGERLVRRQKRRKSADAFLAELATLSVGDLVVHLDHGIGRYEGLTSIPVGDSPHDCVALTYSGGDKLYVPVENLDVLSRYGGESEGVGLDKLGGEAWQRRKARMKERIREIAGELLSTAAQRALRSGELLAADAAYPAFADRFPYQETDDQDRAIGDVLADMASGKPMDRLVCGDVGFGKTEVALRAAFVAAMAGVQVALVCPTTLLARQHFTNFVERFKGFPVNIGRLSRLVPAAEAQRTRDGLASGQIDIVVGTHAVIAKSVEFKALGLVIVDEEQRFGVVHKERLKQLKTDVHVLTLTATPIPRTLQMAMSGLRELSVIQTPPVDRLAVRTYVAPWDPVVIREALLREHDRGGQSFFVVPRIKDLPDIEEYLRARVPEIKYVVAHGQMTPTEVEDRMSAFYDRKYDVLLSTTIVESGLDIPSANTLIIHRADRFGLAQLYQLRGRVGRAKTRAYAYLSTPEHGAITDTAEKRLKLLGDLDTLGAGFQLASHDLNIRGAGNLVGDEQSGHIREVGFELYQSMLEEAILVAKAEGMGAAPPREALSPVITVDAPILIPEDYVPDLPLRMALYRRLNDAGDRAGLDAFAAEMIDRFGPLPPETANLIQLMEIKANAKMAGIAKLDVGTKGALVSFHGDQFANVPGLIAYVERLKGRARLRPDNKLSISGDWASTGARLNGALQLSKGLGKLAKQAG; this is encoded by the coding sequence ATGACCCGCCCCGCCGCCGACATTTTCGCCGCCATCGCGTTGGCCTCGGCGCCGCTGACGCTGGCACGCACCGCCGACGGCTTTCTGCCGCTGCTGCTCGCCGACCTGGCGCGCGCGAGCGACAAGAGGCTTGTCTATGTCGCGACCGACGATACGGCGATGCAGGCGATCGCCGACGCCGCCCCCTTCTTTGCGCCCGACCTGATCGTCCACCGCTTTCCCGCGTGGGACTGCCTGCCCTACGATCGCGCCGGGCCGTCGATGCGGGTCAGTGCCGACCGGCTCGCGGCGCTGTCGGCCTTGCAGGCGCCCGCAAGGCGCGGCGAGCTGATCCTCACCACCGTCGCCGCGATCACCCAGCGCACGCTGACCCCGTTTCGCATTCGCCAGCTCGCGACGACACTCGCCGCGGGGCAGCGGATCGACCGCGATGCGCTCGCCGAGCTGCTCGTTTCGAACGGCTTCAGCCGCGTCGATACCGTCGCCGACCAGGGCGAGTTCGCGGTACGCGGCGGCATCCTCGACCTGTTTCCCGCCGGTGAGGACAACGGCCTGCGCGTCGATTTCTTCGGCGACGAGATCGAGAGTATCCGCCGCTTCGATCCCGCCGACCAGCGCAGCCTTGGTCCCGCCAAGGCCCTGCAACTGTTGCCCGCCGCCGAGACTTTGCTCGACGAAGCGACGATCAAACGTTTCCGGTCGAGCTACCGTGAAATCTTCGGCGCGCAGGCGACCGGCGATCCGCTCTATCAGGCGGTCAGCGAGGGCCGTCGTCAGGCCGGCATGGACCATTGGCTGCCGTTGTTCGAGGAGCGATTGGCGACCCTGTTCGACCATATCGATCCCGCGACGCCGGTGCTGCGCGGCCACCGCAGCGACGCCACCGCCGAAACGCGCTTTGCCGCGATTACCGACTATCATGCCAACCGTGTCGCCGCGGCGCAGGAGCAGGCAGGCAGCTATCGCCCGCTGAAGCCCGAAGCCCTCTATCTGACCGAGGAGGAATGGGCCGCGGCGCAGGCGCGTCCGGTGCATGTCGTCACCCCGTTCGACGTTCCACCCGCCGCGTCGGTCATCGACCTCGAAACATTCGCCGCGCGCGATTTCACGCCCGAACGCACCGCCGACCTGAACGTTTATGACAAGGTCGCCGACCATCTGTCGGACGAACGCCGCAAGGGGCGCCGGACGATCATCGCCAGCTATTCGGGCGGCGCGCGTGACCGCTTGTCGGGGCTGCTGCGCGATCATGGCGTCACCTCGCTCGCGCCGACGGCAAGCTGGCAGGACGCGCTCGGTACCGCGTCGACCGAAAGCGGCGGCGCGACCGCAATGGTCGTCCTCCCCCTCGATCACGGCTTTGCTTCCGACGCGATCAGCCTGCTCACCGAACAGGATATTCTCGGCGAACGTCTCGTGCGCCGCCAGAAGCGCCGCAAGAGCGCCGATGCCTTTCTCGCCGAGCTGGCGACGCTCAGCGTCGGCGACCTTGTCGTCCACCTCGACCATGGCATCGGCCGCTACGAGGGGCTGACCTCGATCCCGGTCGGCGACAGCCCGCATGATTGCGTCGCGCTCACCTATTCGGGCGGTGACAAGCTCTATGTGCCGGTCGAAAACCTCGACGTCCTTTCACGCTACGGCGGCGAGAGCGAGGGTGTCGGGCTCGACAAGCTCGGCGGCGAAGCGTGGCAGCGGCGCAAGGCGCGGATGAAGGAGCGCATCCGCGAAATCGCGGGCGAACTGCTCAGCACCGCGGCGCAGCGCGCCCTGCGTTCGGGCGAACTGCTCGCCGCCGACGCCGCCTACCCCGCCTTTGCCGACCGCTTCCCCTATCAGGAAACCGACGACCAGGACCGCGCGATCGGCGACGTGCTCGCCGACATGGCGTCGGGTAAGCCCATGGACCGGCTCGTCTGCGGCGACGTCGGTTTCGGCAAGACCGAGGTCGCCTTGCGCGCTGCTTTCGTCGCGGCGATGGCGGGGGTGCAGGTCGCACTCGTCTGTCCGACTACCCTGCTCGCGCGCCAGCATTTCACCAATTTCGTCGAGCGCTTCAAAGGCTTCCCGGTCAATATCGGCCGCCTGTCGCGCCTCGTCCCCGCCGCTGAAGCCCAGCGAACGCGCGATGGCCTCGCCAGCGGCCAGATCGACATCGTCGTCGGCACCCATGCCGTGATCGCCAAATCGGTCGAGTTCAAGGCCCTCGGCCTCGTCATCGTCGACGAGGAACAGCGCTTCGGCGTCGTCCACAAGGAACGGTTGAAGCAGCTCAAGACCGACGTCCATGTGCTGACGCTGACCGCGACCCCGATCCCGCGCACGCTCCAGATGGCGATGTCGGGGCTGCGCGAACTCAGCGTGATCCAGACCCCGCCGGTCGATCGCCTTGCCGTGCGCACCTATGTCGCGCCGTGGGACCCCGTCGTCATCCGCGAGGCGCTGCTGCGCGAGCATGATCGCGGCGGACAAAGCTTCTTCGTCGTGCCGCGGATCAAAGACCTCCCCGACATCGAGGAATATCTGCGCGCGCGCGTGCCCGAAATCAAATATGTCGTCGCCCATGGCCAGATGACCCCGACCGAGGTCGAGGATCGGATGAGCGCATTCTATGACCGCAAATATGACGTGCTGCTGTCGACGACGATCGTCGAAAGCGGGCTGGACATTCCGAGCGCCAACACGCTGATCATCCACCGCGCCGACCGCTTCGGCCTCGCGCAGCTCTATCAACTGCGCGGCCGCGTCGGGCGCGCGAAGACGCGCGCCTATGCCTATCTCTCGACCCCCGAGCATGGCGCGATCACCGACACCGCCGAAAAACGGCTCAAGCTGCTCGGCGACCTCGACACATTGGGCGCTGGGTTCCAGCTCGCGAGCCACGATCTCAACATTCGCGGCGCGGGCAATCTCGTCGGCGACGAGCAGTCGGGGCATATCCGCGAGGTCGGCTTCGAACTTTACCAGTCGATGCTCGAAGAGGCCATCCTCGTCGCCAAGGCCGAAGGCATGGGCGCCGCGCCGCCGCGCGAAGCCTTGTCGCCCGTCATCACCGTCGACGCGCCGATCCTGATCCCGGAGGATTATGTCCCCGACCTGCCGCTGCGCATGGCGCTCTATCGCCGCCTCAACGACGCCGGGGACCGCGCCGGTCTCGACGCCTTCGCCGCCGAGATGATCGACCGCTTCGGCCCGCTGCCGCCCGAGACCGCGAACCTGATCCAGCTCATGGAAATCAAGGCGAATGCCAAAATGGCGGGAATTGCCAAGCTCGACGTCGGCACCAAGGGCGCACTAGTATCGTTCCACGGCGACCAGTTCGCTAATGTCCCCGGCCTGATCGCCTATGTCGAACGATTGAAAGGCCGCGCCCGCCTCCGCCCCGACAACAAGCTGTCGATCAGCGGCGACTGGGCCAGCACCGGCGCGCGGCTGAACGGCGCGCTGCAATTGTCGAAGGGGCTTGGGAAGCTGGCGAAGCAGGCCGGGTAA
- a CDS encoding succinate dehydrogenase assembly factor 2: MQDRLKRLKFRAWHRGTREADYMIGGFFDRYAGEWGEEDVAWYELVVEEDDVDIMAWALGTGYPPAHLDKPELIAAMRRLDYIPLP; this comes from the coding sequence ATGCAAGACCGCCTGAAACGCCTGAAATTCCGCGCCTGGCACCGCGGCACGCGCGAGGCCGATTATATGATCGGCGGTTTCTTCGACCGTTATGCGGGCGAATGGGGCGAGGAAGATGTCGCGTGGTACGAATTGGTGGTCGAGGAGGATGACGTCGATATCATGGCCTGGGCGCTTGGCACCGGCTATCCGCCCGCGCATCTCGACAAGCCCGAATTGATCGCCGCGATGCGCCGGCTGGACTATATCCCGCTGCCATGA